A genomic region of Sulfobacillus acidophilus DSM 10332 contains the following coding sequences:
- a CDS encoding IstB domain protein ATP-binding protein (PFAM: IstB-like ATP binding protein; IstB-like ATP binding N-terminal~COGs: COG1484 DNA replication protein~InterPro IPR003593:IPR013690:IPR002611~KEGG: dpr:Despr_3069 IstB domain-containing protein ATP-binding protein~PFAM: IstB-like ATP-binding protein; IstB-like ATP binding N-terminal~SMART: ATPase, AAA+ type, core~SPTR: Helper of transposition of ISCARN4, IS21 family, ORFB) translates to MLTHSIAERLHALGLSAMVAEWHRQQTDPNRLALSFDERLGLLADREWDARQNRQLRRRLTEARLRLPATPEDWDAHAPRHVRGAGVRELAQGHWIAAHQNVLITGPTGVGKTYLACALGHAACRQNYRVRYYRTARLFGDGVVAKQQGGWTRWLRQLSRWEVLILDDWGAQPFTAEESHDLLEIMDDRYQLKATIIVSQIPWEQWHDLFPDPTVADALVDRIVHDAHRMTVQGESMRKVLSNVPGSGTTNYHAPGGD, encoded by the coding sequence ATGTTAACGCATTCGATTGCCGAACGCTTGCATGCCTTAGGCCTCTCGGCGATGGTCGCCGAATGGCACCGACAACAAACCGACCCGAACCGTCTCGCCTTATCGTTTGATGAACGTCTGGGACTATTGGCGGATCGGGAATGGGACGCTCGACAAAACCGTCAGTTACGACGGCGCCTGACGGAAGCCCGGCTTCGTCTGCCCGCAACACCCGAAGATTGGGATGCGCATGCCCCGCGCCACGTGCGTGGCGCGGGCGTCCGCGAGTTGGCCCAAGGGCACTGGATTGCGGCCCATCAAAATGTCTTAATCACCGGGCCGACCGGGGTGGGCAAGACGTACTTGGCCTGCGCCTTAGGTCATGCGGCCTGCCGTCAAAACTATCGGGTGCGGTATTACCGCACGGCCCGTCTTTTTGGCGATGGGGTTGTGGCCAAACAACAAGGCGGGTGGACACGCTGGTTGCGCCAACTCAGTCGGTGGGAGGTCTTGATTCTGGACGATTGGGGCGCCCAACCTTTTACCGCCGAAGAGAGTCACGATCTCTTGGAGATCATGGACGACCGCTATCAACTCAAGGCCACCATCATCGTGAGCCAGATTCCTTGGGAACAATGGCATGACCTGTTTCCTGATCCGACCGTTGCCGATGCCCTGGTGGACCGGATTGTGCATGATGCGCATCGGATGACCGTGCAAGGCGAATCCATGAGGAAGGTCTTGTCAAACGTGCCAGGATCCGGTACAACCAACTATCATGCCCCTGGTGGCGATTAA
- a CDS encoding Integrase catalytic region (PFAM: Integrase core domain~COGs: COG4584 Transposase and inactivated derivatives~InterPro IPR001584~KEGG: sth:STH272 transposase subunit~PFAM: Integrase, catalytic core~SPTR: Transposase subunit) — MKTGRLPFVLVRDILRLHFDLALSYREIGRSLGIHHTTVAQVVQRFTTSGHSWPLPDGLRDHDLAQWIYPGRRGRPRQYTEPDWPTIHQELRRPGVTLQQLWLEYRTEYPEGLGYTPFCARYRRFAATVTVAMRQHYIPGDRCFVDYAGKTLTIEEPGGAVPGYLFVATLGYRHDTFVEVHRDLSAASWIPGHVHALEYFGGVPRLIVPDNPKAGVIQENWYEPRLHPTYQEWADHYGCAILPARVRKPRDKAKVEAAVLLVERWILAVLRHERFTSFGQAQARVAELNAQLNQRPFKKWSGSRQSVFDADDRPALRPLPPTAYEFGEWRQAKVHKDYPIQGDRAFYRVPTRWVGSTVDVRVTATTVECFQDHERIASHPRIWQPGARSTHPDHLPPAHRAWAAGITPEALITRAEAIGPHTRTLVVGILTRGGVPEQIYRRCLGILDCAKTYGPAILEEAANRALTAQTWSYPHVRAYCETLQRPTARSTPRRHAHLRGSAYYHNPEEEHSSC; from the coding sequence ATGAAAACAGGGAGGTTACCTTTTGTGCTCGTACGCGACATCTTACGGTTACACTTTGACTTGGCGTTATCGTATCGCGAAATTGGCCGGTCGTTAGGCATTCACCATACCACCGTCGCCCAGGTCGTGCAGCGATTTACCACGAGCGGTCATTCGTGGCCCCTGCCGGACGGCTTGCGGGATCATGATTTGGCCCAATGGATTTACCCGGGTCGTCGGGGACGTCCCCGACAATATACGGAACCCGATTGGCCCACCATTCATCAGGAATTACGGCGTCCCGGCGTCACTCTCCAACAACTGTGGTTAGAATACCGTACGGAATATCCCGAGGGACTCGGCTATACACCATTTTGCGCCCGTTATCGGCGCTTTGCCGCGACCGTCACGGTCGCGATGCGACAACACTATATTCCAGGCGATCGCTGCTTTGTGGATTATGCAGGCAAGACATTAACCATTGAGGAGCCTGGTGGCGCAGTTCCCGGGTATCTCTTTGTGGCCACCCTGGGATATCGCCACGATACCTTCGTGGAAGTTCATCGGGATTTGAGTGCGGCGTCGTGGATCCCAGGGCATGTCCATGCATTGGAATATTTTGGCGGAGTCCCCCGCCTCATCGTACCGGATAATCCAAAAGCGGGCGTGATCCAGGAGAATTGGTATGAACCGCGGCTTCATCCCACGTATCAGGAATGGGCCGACCATTATGGCTGTGCGATTTTACCGGCCCGTGTGCGCAAACCTCGCGATAAAGCCAAAGTCGAAGCGGCCGTTCTTCTCGTCGAACGTTGGATTTTAGCCGTCTTGCGCCATGAACGCTTCACCAGCTTTGGTCAGGCTCAGGCCCGGGTAGCGGAACTGAACGCCCAACTCAACCAGCGGCCCTTTAAGAAATGGTCGGGTTCCCGGCAGAGCGTCTTTGACGCGGATGATCGGCCGGCCTTACGGCCGTTGCCGCCGACCGCCTACGAATTTGGAGAATGGCGGCAGGCCAAAGTGCACAAAGACTACCCCATTCAAGGGGATCGGGCGTTTTATCGTGTCCCCACTCGATGGGTGGGATCCACCGTCGATGTTCGCGTGACGGCGACGACCGTGGAATGTTTTCAGGATCACGAACGTATTGCGAGTCATCCGCGCATCTGGCAGCCCGGGGCCCGGTCGACCCATCCGGACCATCTGCCCCCCGCGCATCGGGCGTGGGCAGCCGGCATCACCCCCGAAGCCTTGATCACCCGGGCCGAGGCCATCGGTCCCCACACGCGGACCCTAGTGGTGGGCATTTTAACGCGGGGCGGTGTTCCGGAACAAATCTACCGCCGATGTCTCGGCATTTTGGACTGTGCCAAAACCTATGGCCCGGCCATTTTGGAAGAGGCCGCGAACCGGGCCCTCACGGCCCAGACGTGGTCCTACCCCCACGTCCGGGCCTATTGTGAGACCCTTCAGCGTCCGACGGCCCGATCCACCCCGCGCCGTCATGCCCATCTTCGCGGGTCTGCTTATTATCATAATCCGGAGGAGGAGCACTCGTCATGTTAA
- a CDS encoding ABC transporter related protein (PFAM: ABC transporter transmembrane region; ABC transporter~COGs: COG2274 ABC-type bacteriocin/lantibiotic exporter contain an N-terminal double-glycine peptidase domain~InterPro IPR003593:IPR003439~KEGG: srm:SRM_03053 lipid A export ATP-binding/permease protein MsbA~PFAM: ABC transporter-like~SMART: ATPase, AAA+ type, core~SPTR: Lipid A export ATP-binding/permease protein msbA): MFVGTRVKKMTALLTSNVPLRFAVKSVRMVWQMVMGKSGWRVVLIGGATSCVLVGTQLISPLLTKYLINRVLIPHHQQMLSFLLLGIIVVGLAQIGASLGQSVALERIIQSRLLQLRTRWIRSASMRLLRPGDLEATSAGFSSRLLNDLDSLAREVLGVMISVPRDTLWLILLIVLMARLDSPMTVAAFVMVPAVGAMELWLARLQATWTQRFHHDLAATSGAIVHALHLSRVVHAFQTPSYLNDLTHPSLVQLQNDSVRRIAWLSTAQALSSFMMFLGPLTLLLYGSWLELHGRLSLGALLAFYAFSMQVYLPVKGLLQGPSRFARIHALSVGILNDMGPFPMSSEFGPSDIGLPVSVADRVSGADSYVRLSEVVIGEKDTRAGSDPKPISLILQPGSRLWIQGPNGSGKSHWISVIGQLIPPIRGEIVVHGRTGWALQPPQVSRDTLENNIRWGRPALDLTQAENILAVLGHDMGCWSQGWQTPIGTAGRDYLSDGLRQIVSLTRALADSPNILFLDEPFIYLDTRATRGLIDLLAHWEGIVVFSHHGALPIGFPEVTHRFDLPSLRVIQNTTGLER, encoded by the coding sequence ATGTTTGTTGGCACTCGCGTGAAGAAGATGACCGCGTTGCTGACCAGTAACGTTCCGTTGCGATTCGCGGTCAAGTCGGTGCGGATGGTTTGGCAGATGGTCATGGGCAAATCGGGATGGCGTGTGGTCCTGATCGGGGGGGCGACCTCGTGCGTGTTGGTAGGCACACAACTGATTAGTCCCCTCTTGACGAAATATCTCATTAACCGCGTACTCATTCCTCATCATCAGCAGATGCTCTCATTTCTTCTACTGGGGATTATCGTGGTCGGCCTCGCGCAAATCGGGGCGTCTCTGGGACAGTCTGTCGCGCTAGAGCGCATCATTCAATCGCGGTTACTACAATTACGTACGCGCTGGATTCGTTCGGCCTCGATGAGACTCCTACGCCCCGGGGACCTGGAAGCGACCAGTGCCGGCTTCAGCAGTCGCCTATTGAATGACCTGGATAGTCTGGCTCGCGAAGTCCTGGGTGTGATGATCAGTGTACCGCGTGACACCCTATGGCTCATCCTTCTCATCGTCCTCATGGCGCGACTGGATTCCCCCATGACCGTCGCCGCCTTTGTCATGGTCCCCGCAGTCGGGGCGATGGAACTCTGGCTTGCGCGATTGCAAGCCACCTGGACCCAACGATTTCACCACGATCTCGCGGCCACGTCCGGGGCGATCGTGCATGCGCTCCATCTTTCCCGGGTCGTCCATGCGTTTCAGACGCCGTCTTACTTAAATGACCTGACACACCCTTCCTTAGTTCAGCTGCAAAATGATTCGGTGCGGCGTATCGCCTGGCTCAGTACGGCGCAAGCGCTGTCGAGTTTTATGATGTTTTTGGGTCCCTTGACGCTGCTGCTTTATGGAAGCTGGCTGGAACTTCATGGCCGACTTTCCTTGGGAGCTCTGCTGGCGTTTTATGCCTTTTCGATGCAAGTCTACTTGCCGGTGAAAGGATTGCTCCAGGGACCTTCGCGATTCGCCCGTATTCATGCCCTGAGTGTCGGCATTCTCAACGATATGGGGCCGTTCCCCATGAGCTCAGAGTTCGGACCTAGCGACATTGGTCTCCCGGTATCCGTTGCCGATCGCGTGTCGGGTGCAGACAGTTACGTGCGTCTATCGGAGGTCGTGATCGGAGAGAAGGACACACGTGCTGGCTCGGATCCCAAGCCGATCTCACTGATCTTACAACCCGGATCGCGTCTATGGATTCAAGGACCGAATGGCAGCGGAAAATCGCATTGGATTAGCGTCATCGGGCAACTAATCCCCCCGATCCGTGGGGAGATCGTCGTGCACGGTCGGACCGGTTGGGCGCTTCAGCCGCCGCAGGTGAGCCGCGATACGCTGGAAAATAATATCCGGTGGGGCCGACCTGCACTTGACCTCACTCAGGCGGAAAATATCTTAGCGGTTTTGGGTCACGACATGGGATGTTGGTCACAGGGCTGGCAGACGCCCATTGGCACCGCAGGCCGCGACTATTTAAGTGACGGGCTACGACAAATTGTGTCATTGACCCGAGCGCTGGCCGATTCGCCCAACATTTTATTCCTCGATGAACCGTTCATCTATCTCGATACCCGTGCCACCCGAGGATTAATCGATCTGCTCGCACACTGGGAGGGAATTGTGGTCTTTTCTCATCACGGGGCCTTACCCATAGGGTTCCCGGAGGTCACCCATCGGTTCGACCTCCCGTCACTCAGAGTCATCCAAAACACGACGGGGCTCGAACGCTGA
- a CDS encoding Radical SAM domain protein (InterPro IPR007197~KEGG: plu:plu2730 hypothetical protein~PFAM: Radical SAM~SPTR: Similar to unknown protein) codes for MVPDFVRDRVQLGPTTMTILATYQCTAACQECCFECGPQLHQRLSLPDILDVIDRAREFSTLKMVVFSGGECFLLRGDLVTSVKRASSQGLSVRCVTNGYWATSRRAALARLEPLVDAGLTELNLSTGDDHQKFVPYDRVAIGAACAAELGIQTLIAVEGSETTAFTVKQAMEHLFIQEFWRMHPNTRHKLQVISNIWIPFHNDRNIVHNQNLIRDPARRMDVGGCDNILENFVVTPAHQAASCCGLTMEYIPALKVGDVRTRRLVDLYDDQFQDFLKIWLNVDGPENILLFARQYDDTIDIDAAVHPCQACVSVHQNSRVQEVLAQHYPEVMDSVMTRFLFKKKFTKALEGAAQEIS; via the coding sequence GTGGTACCAGACTTCGTTCGTGATCGGGTTCAGCTAGGTCCCACAACAATGACAATCCTTGCCACGTATCAATGTACCGCTGCATGTCAGGAATGTTGTTTTGAATGTGGACCCCAACTACATCAGCGCCTGTCATTGCCCGATATACTTGATGTGATTGACCGGGCTCGCGAATTTTCGACGTTAAAGATGGTAGTATTTAGTGGGGGAGAATGTTTCCTACTACGGGGCGACCTGGTCACCTCTGTGAAACGCGCCTCTTCGCAAGGCCTTTCGGTACGATGTGTAACCAACGGATACTGGGCTACGTCAAGACGAGCCGCATTGGCTCGTCTTGAGCCGCTCGTTGATGCAGGATTAACAGAATTAAACTTGAGTACTGGCGATGATCATCAAAAGTTCGTCCCATATGACCGCGTCGCCATTGGTGCTGCCTGCGCTGCCGAGCTAGGAATTCAAACGCTCATTGCTGTCGAAGGAAGTGAAACAACGGCTTTCACGGTTAAACAGGCCATGGAACATCTGTTCATTCAGGAATTTTGGCGGATGCACCCCAACACGCGGCACAAGCTTCAGGTAATTAGCAACATCTGGATACCCTTTCATAACGACCGCAATATCGTCCACAACCAAAACTTAATTCGCGATCCCGCACGGCGTATGGACGTGGGAGGCTGTGATAACATCCTAGAGAACTTCGTCGTGACTCCAGCCCATCAAGCAGCCTCCTGTTGTGGTCTTACGATGGAATATATCCCTGCGCTCAAGGTCGGCGATGTTCGCACGCGGCGGCTCGTGGATTTGTACGACGACCAGTTTCAGGACTTCCTCAAGATTTGGCTAAATGTGGACGGGCCAGAGAACATTTTGCTGTTTGCGCGCCAGTACGATGATACAATCGATATAGACGCCGCTGTTCATCCGTGCCAGGCGTGTGTTTCCGTTCATCAAAATTCGCGTGTCCAAGAAGTTCTGGCGCAACACTACCCGGAAGTCATGGACTCCGTCATGACTCGGTTCCTTTTTAAAAAGAAGTTTACGAAAGCACTAGAAGGAGCCGCCCAAGAAATCTCGTGA